In the Leptospira limi genome, one interval contains:
- a CDS encoding LOG family protein yields the protein MNDLAFENQSFLWGNEAGPIRILSEYLHPKAEFNEHGITDTIVVFGSARIPSQEKIQTENPSPLEGLSPYYEEAREFSRLISEWAEVLKLDVPNRNLLICTGGGPGIMEAGNRGAKEAGAKSVALNIVLPHEQHPNPYVNKELTFEFHYFFMRKLWFMKTCRGMIAFPGGFGTFDELFETLTLVQTGKKSRIPILLYGTKFWTEVINFKKLAEMKLISEEDLHLFGFADSPVEALRFFQEKIRFELTHSEGTKT from the coding sequence ATGAATGATTTAGCCTTTGAGAATCAAAGTTTTTTATGGGGAAATGAAGCAGGGCCGATACGGATCCTTTCGGAATACCTACATCCCAAGGCGGAGTTCAATGAACATGGAATTACCGATACCATTGTTGTTTTTGGTTCTGCGAGGATCCCGTCTCAGGAAAAAATCCAAACCGAAAATCCTTCTCCCTTAGAAGGTCTTAGCCCATACTACGAAGAAGCCAGAGAATTTTCCCGATTGATTTCAGAATGGGCAGAAGTTTTAAAGTTGGATGTCCCGAATCGGAATTTGCTCATTTGCACAGGAGGTGGACCTGGGATCATGGAAGCAGGGAACCGAGGTGCCAAAGAAGCAGGGGCAAAATCGGTTGCGTTAAACATCGTCCTTCCTCACGAACAACACCCGAATCCGTATGTGAACAAAGAACTTACGTTTGAGTTTCATTACTTTTTTATGCGTAAACTTTGGTTTATGAAAACATGCCGAGGGATGATTGCATTTCCTGGTGGATTTGGGACCTTTGATGAATTATTTGAAACCCTTACCCTTGTCCAGACTGGAAAAAAAAGTAGGATTCCCATCCTTCTCTATGGAACTAAATTTTGGACGGAAGTGATCAATTTCAAAAAATTAGCGGAGATGAAGCTGATTTCGGAAGAAGACCTCCATTTATTTGGATTTGCTGACAGTCCAGTTGAAGCACTTCGATTCTTTCAGGAAAAGATTCGTTTCGAATTGACCCATTCTGAGGGTACAAAAACATAG